From one Colletotrichum destructivum chromosome 3, complete sequence genomic stretch:
- a CDS encoding Putative basic-leucine zipper domain-containing protein, translating to MPSSATKRTSGQKNQTSPAPDEDKGAAHMSEQERKRLRNRLSQQAFRRRQAERIRELSSRVNADQKSDSERIEALQRENRQLRTQLVEVQAKMARLMATLQGLNDSVSQTLDDTAAGGRDGGCSYRANDDDDAGRSSAEPSPSRRPEHERGNGPHTSLLSASAAAAASSSSSSSYAPMELEAFDASLLEFDPSLPMPSVTEPLEDDLSSSELINVAGTSPLYAQIPNIWSFEYQTGIEPYMTAMAATQESSTMLRKDWALSNSPFSDHIQLLQRLLKDKLRASGFALDGQQLSSSSSSMQSIYQPVLMVLSMFNSITRPDVMAWYAKTRFYHIVELTAWQLCPSTATFERLHPRYRPTETQRRHPDHPRVVDWIPFPSIRDRLIRRHAANPRIDQIFCDAVTGYVVEASMADLVRGAPRVTVHVRVTDLITAMSSESSSSSSSSSSSLSSSSSSSSKSPTSSTTTGGESDLVRALLPAPDIATLFSSPAHARAAFKLLNMDRGASYYKIDPAFYAKYPELYDEASDLTASGIALRPASQKVLTYPRPLDAATVETYRSFIDFSLDAANAISSSSSSSS from the exons ATGCCGAGCTCGGCGACCAAAAGGACGTCGGGTCAGAAGAATCAGacctcgccagcgccggacgaggacaagggcGCTGCTCACATGAGCGAACAGGAGCGGAA ACGGCTGCGCAACCGCCTCTCGCAGCAGGCGTTCCGCCGCAGACAGGCGGAGCGCATCCGGGAGCTCAGCAGCCGCGTCAACGCCGACCAAAAGTCCGACAGTGAGCGCATCGAGGCGCTGCAGCGCGAGAACCGGCAGCTCCGGACGCAGCTGGTCGAGGTCCAGGCCAAGATGGCCCGGCTGATGGCCACGCTGCAGGGACTGAACGACTCGGTCTCCCAAACGCTGGACGacacggccgccggcgggagggatggggggtGCAGTTACCGTgcgaacgacgacgacgacgcaggGAGGTCTTCCGCcgagccgtcgccgtcacgtCGTCCGGAGCACGAACGGGGGAACGGTCCTCACACCTCGTTACTTTCggcttccgccgccgccgccgcctcgtcctcctcatcctcatcctaCGCGCCAATGGAGTTGGAAGCTTTCGACGCGTCCCTGCTGGAGTTTGACCCGTCACTTCCCATGCCCTCGGTGAcag AgccgctcgaggacgacctcTCCTCATCGGAGCTCATCaacgtcgccggcaccagcCCGCTGTACGCGCAGATCCCTAACATCTGGAGCTTCGAGTATCAGACGGGCATCGAGCCGTACAtgacggccatggcggcgacccAGGAGTCCAGCACGATGCTGCGCAAGGACTGGGCGCTGTCCAACTCGCCCTTCTCGGACCACATCCAGCTGCTCCAGCGGCTCCTCAAGGACAAGCTGCGGGCATCGGGGTTTGCGCTGGACGGCCAGcagctgtcgtcgtcgtcgtcgtccatgcAGAG CATCTACCAGCCCGTCCTCATGGTTCTCTCCATGTTCAACAGCATCACGCGGCCCGACGTCATGGCCTGGTACGCAAAGACGCGTTTCTACCACATCGTCGAGCTCACGGCCTGGCAGCTctgcccgtcgacggcgacgttcGAACGGCTTCACCCGCGGTACCGGCCGACCGAGACGCAGCGCCGGCACCCGGACCACCCGCGCGTCGTCGACTGGATCCCGTTCCCCTCCATCCGCGACCGCCTCATCCGCCGCCACGCCGCCAACCCGCGCATCGACCAGATCTTCTGCGACGCCGTCACGGGctacgtcgtcgaggcgtccatggccgacctcgtccgcggCGCGCCGCGCGTCACCGTCCACGTCCGCGTCACCGACCTCATCACGGCCATGTCAtccgagtcgtcgtcgtcgtcgtcgtcgtcgtcttcctcgttgtcatcctcctcctcctcctcctcaaaGTCCCCCACCTCGTCCACCACCACAGGCGGCGAGAGCGACCTCGTGCGGGCgctcctcccggcccccGACATCGCCACTTTGTTCTCGTCCCCGGCGCACGCCCGCGCCGCGTTCAAGCTGCTCAACATGGACCGCGGCGCGTCCTACTACAAGATCGACCCGGCCTTTTACGCAAAGTACCCGGAGCTGTACGACGAGGCCAGCGACCTCACGGCCTCGGGCATCGCGCTGCGGCCGGCGTCGCAAAAGGTGCTGACGTACCCGAGGccgctcgacgccgccaccgttgAGACGTACCGCAGCTTCATCGACTTTtccctcgacgccgccaacgccatctcgtcgtcgtcgtcctcgtcctcgtga
- a CDS encoding Putative aromatic amino acid beta-eliminating lyase/threonine aldolase, whose protein sequence is MPSQFPAPEAAPRYSFLDDYSEGAHPALLKALLASNTSQEAGYGGDAYSALARQRIRRQLGRDNVGVFFVPSGTSANAISIAACLRPHEAVIAASSGHIVTREAGAIEAGGHKIINVPAPLDGKLTPQTVQRAVDDNWHFPHVAKPRLVYISNATEIGTLYTRAELAALKRVCERNGLLLFLDGARIGAALASRANDMTLRDVLDLTDVFWIGGTKNGALLGEAVVVKDPQLATEFEFHVKQHGALLAKSRVMGTQFAELFRGRDDDDDGCGGIGGDVNGNGNDDCAAEADGNVLYFDLARRANLRAEALSAGITAAGFALCAATQTNQVFAVLPLPLVEALQAHFVFYVWERRGDGEAVVRLLTTWATDEAEVDSFIRMVKEGNNQRPLPIGHQL, encoded by the coding sequence ATGCCCTCACAGTTCCCCGCCCCCGAGGCCGCCCCTCGGTACAGCTTCCTCGACGATTACAGCGAGGGCGCCCACCCGGCCCTCCTCAaggccctcctcgccagcaACACGTCCCAGGAGGCCGGctacggcggcgacgcctactcggccctcgcccgccagcgaatccgccgccagctcggccgcgacaacgtcggcgtcttcttcgtccccaGCGGCACctccgccaacgccatctccatcgccgcctgcCTGCGGccccacgaggccgtcatcgccgcctcctccggccaCATCGTCAcccgcgaggccggcgccatcgaggccggcggccacAAGATCATCAACGTCCCCGCGCCCCTCGACGGCAAGCTGACCCCGCAGACCGTCCagcgcgccgtcgacgacaactgGCACTTCCCCCACGTCGCCAAGCCGCGCCTCGTCTACATCTCCAACGCCACCGAGATCGGCACCCTCTACACccgcgccgagctcgccgccctcaagcGCGTCTGCGAGCGCAACGGcctgctcctcttcctcgacggcgcccgcatcggcgccgccctcgcctcgCGCGCCAACGACATGACCCTCcgcgacgtcctcgacctgACCGACGTCTTCTGGATCGGCGGCACCAAGAacggcgccctcctcggcgaggccgtcgtcgtcaaggacccGCAGCTGGCGACCGAGTTCGAGTTCCACGTCAAGCAGCAcggcgccctgctcgccaAGAGCCGCGTCATGGGCACCCAGTTCGCCGAGCTGTTCCGTGgccgggacgacgacgacgacggctgcGGTGGTATTGGTGGCGACGTCAATGGCAACGGTAATGATGACtgcgccgccgaagccgacggcaACGTTCTCTACTTCGACCTCGCGCGCCGGGCGAACCTGCGCGCCGAGGCGCTGTCGGCCGGCATCACGGCCGCCGGGTTCGCGTTGTGCGCCGCGACGCAGACAAACCAGGTCTTCGCCGTCCTGCCGCTGCCACTAGTCGAGGCGCTTCAGGCGCATTTCGTGTTCTACGTGTGGGAGAGGCGCGGTGACGGCGAGGCTGTCGTGAGGCTGCTCACGACGTGGgcgacggacgaggccgaggttgacAGCTTCATCCGGATGGTCAAGGAGGGGAACAACCAACGACCGTTACCAATAGGCCACCAACTGTGA
- a CDS encoding Putative cytochrome b5-like heme/steroid binding domain, cytochrome b5, heme-binding protein, translating into MSVPKKGWAEHYCVGKPRPRRTDGLSWIDPVFPAIDPVTLRLDDPSPARIPQPPPERLDDLYTSEGQQTNKLFGMRTWEAALLAQADVYAAADEAPWFAGTGDAGSVEVQEWTWFPFWARDRWVIDFTVPPNWTNTWTTAYLWSAQDPGVWSVLREAIQVAENMLRSCLLTPWFQSLVNPANYQSGWKEVPLGSGQKGNLWWMRSPPAQLLTAEDTIQQLLRVLGQRVFWTFNDKARQANYEPDGITHGLTVPVKGFVTGPIAIFIDVLEMRTLLDPMTTERSRKSALVNVADTFGPLENQSELGHSWETTTFGGKFSTVITEESAEYFHTTTGAGLIVGLMEWPLYWDNHQWTFDQPRDFTAAFTSWPVPGLWTQSLSSQAFWEYLVGRFGAACLRTPKMLSTTLVLGDDGYPVPLTYPRDKTTRWVADFAPAQHQAKSLRSLARELHARRQKYTRLRPWYVDTFSMWQLTPWNGRRYREDLTWLHDVGFVRRNDRQEANAQGIVQRWIHPYKMGMNPNGSLAVWASKSHYGDVPRQVGITVWFWRALGYLLYAALPARLPKMTPVKKPRGAQTTHWTLNPGVPLSADQRQDAEDTIQAAEAARWEYPAIWLLGRHKSIDVPSAVRRARLEAVQLARDTYDTFESLCVRPAGLRRAFEVACDGMQVRIEADRREGFSSWLDLGFDMPPYPGTSEDGQALGIMEFWAAGKGWKQPGGIGYEDPSGEVLRGEDPTINMQTGGGLPAFAMRGLAGEAYAPAGDRQHRGRPRAMMPYFTPAELHDHAERFGEPLVLVEDGLDLEVYRRSAVSRALGVARDEVLALTRRTFYGRQLTREATRRLFEVEEEEEEGHPALAIGRVARVLREEDVALSDGRDGRPLWIRMHRSVFDVTDLKCVSEPKLTELLRSVPGGDPSRNLRDQGYSLAEIRKSLAIWRIGILAAAAGSSAVADRHSVRTFTPKMLRGHEFREVGMYVAIDGRVYDITNYVDLHPGGLQVLVENAGRDVTALFDRYHGENRDLIISRLQELYIGNLVEQRQQYQDDELEGTANRDLVRPHEIMIDRSVYSVQALRESDEYEAYRDLVEQVSPYLGADATQDLKVEDDDEAPLLQLARLRAYILATVARIGQGLPEMERDELQMFNGQIDEVRDVQNDAFVASDGMVYDMTAAMRFGSANPNYPKFEPFLGGIVTDRELKSYLVSHCQDLICAVLVKKKRPGGGGGRVVKWDPRRTAPRNFKMPIWTDQSKKTKKRSSPADDEIAPYSSAIRKARGTLQDEDFEREDIFRPAPSRNYLNNLMASIKHGARPELSGAPRARAGSSGGPLSCVPRPTPEQLQRPTSELRRRTEEKRASGMRRVSGSHPTAGLAVKRPEKSSTGDVEGAREPQTSAGEKNAARDVRDSPNELQRTALEVLPKRKLIFRADDGPPRKKR; encoded by the exons ATGTCCGTTCCCAAGAAGGGATGGGCGGAGCACTACTGCGTGGGCAAGCCGCGGCCCCGGAGGACGGACGGCCTCTCGTGGATTGACCCGGTCTTCCCGGCCATTGACCCCGTGAcgctccgcctcgacgacccgtCGCCAGCCCGGAtcccgcagccgccgccggagcggctcgacgacctgTACACCTCGGAGGGACAGCAGACGAATAAGTTGTTCGGCATGCGGACGTGGGAGGCGGCGTTGCTCGCACAGGCCGACGTGTACGCGGCGGCAGACGAGGCGCCGTGGTTTGCCGGGACCGGGGACGCCGGCAGCGTCGAAGTGCAGGAGTGGACGTGGTTTCCGTTCTGGGCGAGGGACCGCTGGGTGATTGACTTCACGGTGCCGCCCAACTGGACCAACacgtggacgacggcgtACCTGTGGAGTGCGCAGGACCCGGGGGTGTGGTCGGTGCTGCGGGAGGCGatccaggtcgccgagaacATGCTCCGCAGCTGTCTTCTGACGCCCTG GTTCCAGTCCCTCGTCAACCCGGCAAACTACCAGTCCGGCTGGAAGGAGGTGCCCCTCGGCTCCGGCCAGAAAGGCAACCTCTGGTGGATGCGGAGCCCGCCGGCCCAGCTGctgacggccgaggacaCGATACAGCAGCTGCTGCGCGTGCTCGGCCAGCGGGTCTTCTGGACGTTCAACGACAAGGCGAGGCAGGCCAATTACGAGCCCGACGGCATCACGCACGGGCTGACGGTGCCGGTCAAGGGGTTCGTGACGGGACCCATTgccatcttcatcgacgTGCTCGAGATGAGGACGCTGTTGGACCCGATGACGACGGAGCGGTCGAGGAAGTCTGCGCTGGTAAATGTGGCTGATACG TTCGGCCCCCTCGAGAACCAAAGCGAGCTCGGACACTCGTGGGAGACGACCACGTTCGGCGGCAAGTTCTCGACCGTCATCACGGAGGAGTCGGCCGAGTACTTCCACACGACGACGGGGGCCGGCCTGATCGTAGGCCTGATGGAGTGGCCGCTGTACTGGGACAATCACCAGTGGACGTTCGACCAGCCGCGTGACTTCACGGCCGCCTTCACCAGCTGGCCGGTGCCGGGCCTATGGACGCAGTCCCTCTCGTCCCAGGCGTTCTGGGAGTATCTGGTCGGACGGTTCGGCGCGGCCTGCCTCAGGACGCCCAAGATGCTCTCCACCACGCTCgtcctgggcgacgacgggtACCCGGTGCCCCTGACGTATCCCAGAGACAAGACGACGCGGTGGGTGGCCGACTTCGCGCCGGCCCAGCACCAGGCGAAGTCGCTCCGGTCCCTGGCGAGGGAGCTGCACGCGCGGCGACAGAAGTACACCCGGCTGCGGCCCTGGTACGTCGACACGTTCTCCATGTGGCAGCTGACGCCGTGGAACGGGCGGCGGTACCGCGAGGACCTCACCTGGCTCCacgacgtcggcttcgtccgGCGCAACGACCGGCAGGAGGCCAACGCGCAGGGCATCGTGCAGCGCTGGATCCACCCGTACAAGATGGGCATGAACCCCAACGGCTCGCTGGCTGTGTGGGCGTCGAAGTCCCACTACGGGGACGTGCCGCGGCAGGTCGGCATCACGGTGTGGTTCTGGCGCGCGCTGGGGTACCTCCTGTACGCCGCGCTGCCGGCCCGGCTGCCGAAGATGACGCCAGTGAAGAAGCCGAGAGGCGCGCAGACGACGCACTGGACGCTGAACCCGGGCGTGCCGCTGAGCGCCGACCAGCgccaggacgccgaggacacGATCcaggcggcggaggcggcgcggtgGGAGTACCCGGCGATCTGGCTGCTGGGGCGGCACAAGAGCATTGAcgtgccgtcggcggtgcggcgggcgcggctgGAGGCGGTCCAGCTGGCGCGCGACACGTACGACACATTCGAGTCGCTCTGCGTGCGGCCGGCGGGTCTGAGGCGCGCGTTCGAGGTCGCGTGCGACGGCATGCAGGTGCGGATCGAGGCGGACCGCAGGGAGGGGTTCTCGTCGTggctcgacctcggcttcgacatgCCGCCGTACCCGGGGACGTCGGAGGACGGCCAGGCGCTGGGCATCATGGAGTTCTGGGCGGCGGGCAAAGGGTGGAAGCAGCCGGGCGGCATCGGGTACGAGGACCCGTCGGGCGAGGTGCTGCGCGGCGAGGACCCGACGATCAACATGCAgactggcggcggcctgccGGCGTTTGCCATGAGGGGGCTCGCGGGGGAGGCGTATGCGCCGGCGGGAGACCGGCAGCATCGGGGCCGGCCCCGGGCGATGATGCCATACTTCACGCCGGCGGAGCTGCACGACCATGCGGAGAGGTTCGGCGAGCCACTCgtgctggtcgaggacgggCTCGACCTGGAGGTGTACCGGCGGTCGGCGGTGAGCCGGGCGCTCGGGGTTGCGCGGGACGAGGTGCTGGCATTGACGAGGCGGACGTTTTACGGGCGGCAGCTTACGCGCGAGGCGACGAGACGGCTGTTTGaggtggaagaggaggaggaagaggggcaTCCGGCGCTGGCAATCGGGAGGGTAGCCAGAGTGTTAAGGGAAGAGGACGTTGCGTTGAGCGACGGTAGGGACGGGCGGCCGTTATGGATCCGGATGCATCGCAGCGTCTTTGACGTCACTG ATCTCAAGTGCGTGTCGGAACCGAAGCTGACGGAGCTGCTTCGGAGCGTCCCCGGGGGCGATCCGTCGCGGAACCTCCGGGACCAGGGCTACAGCCTCGCCGAGATCAGGAAGTCGCTGGCGATCTGGAGGATTGGGatcctggccgccgccgctgggtCCAGCGCGGTGGCGGACCGGCACTCCGTCCGAACGTTCACACCGAAGATGCTCCGCGGGCACGAGTTCAGGGAGGTGGGCATGTATGTGGCGATCGACGGCAGGGTATACGACATCACGA ACTACGTCGACTTACACCCGGGCGGCCTCCAGGTCCTGGTCGAGAACGCCGGACGGGACGTCACCGCCCTCTTCGACCGGTACCATGGGGAGAACCGCGACCTCATCATATCGAGGCTGCAGGAGCTGTACAtcggcaacctcgtcgagcagcggcagcagtaccaggacgacgagctggaggGCACGGCGAACAGGGACCTCGTCCGCCCGCACGAGATCATGATTGACAGGAGCGTCTACTCGGTCCAAG CGCTTAGAGAGTCGGACGAATACGAAGCGTACAGGGATCTTGTGGAGCAGGTCTCGCCGTATCTGGGCGCAGATGCTACGCAGGACCTCAAggtggaggacgacgacgaggcgccGCTGCTCCAGCTCGCTCGGCTGAGGGCCTACATCTTAGCCACGGTCGCGAGGATCGGACAGGGTCTCCCGGAGATGGAACGTGACGAGCTGCAGATGTTTAACGGGCAAATCGACGAGGTCAGGGACGTGCAGAACGACGCGTTCGTGGCCTCGGACGGCATGGTCTATGACATGACGG CGGCTATGCGGTTCGGCTCGGCCAACCCCAACTACCCCAAGTTCGAGCCGTTCCTGGGGGGAATCGTGACGGATCGAGAGCTCAAGTCGTATTTGGTCAGCCATTGCCAGGATCTGATCTGCGCCGTCCTGGTCAAGAAGAAACGGCcgggcggtggcggaggccGCGTCGTGAAGTGGGATCCGAGGAGAACTGCGCCTC GCAACTTCAAGATGCCCATCTGGACCGACCAGtcaaagaagacgaagaagcggTCGTccccggccgacgacgagatcgcccCGTACTCGAGCGCCATCCGAAAGGCGCGGGGGACATTGCAGGACGAGGATTTTGAGAGGGAGGATATCttccggccggcgccgtcgcggaACTACCTCAACAACCTGATGGCCAGCATCAAACACGGGGCCCGGCCCGAGCTCAGCGGGGCTCCAAGGGCGAGGGCCGGATCGAGCGGCGGGCCGCTCTCGTGCGTTCCGAGGCCGACCCCGGAGCAGCTTCAGCGGCCGACTTCGGAGttgaggcggcggacggaggagaagagggcgagtGGAATGAGGAGGGTGTCTGGAAGCCACCCGACGGCGGGGCTAGCCGTGAAAAGACCAGAGAAGTCATCGACGGGCGATGTTGAAGGCGCACGGGAACCACAGACGTCCGCGGGGGAGAAGAATGCGGCTCGGGACGTGAGAGACTCGCCGAATGAGCTGCAGCGGACAGCCTTGGAGGTTTTGCCCAAGCGGAAGCTGATCTTTAGAGCGGACGATGGAccgccgaggaagaaacGGTAG
- a CDS encoding Putative beta-lactamase/transpeptidase, producing the protein MNLRLLSYAALLLGSRASADHAEQRPLRSDGQSRKGHHHPRVVSPDLDAYIEGIMRKWHAPGLAVAIVDGDKTWAKGYGYAVLNNSTPVTPHTLFYTGSTTKSFTAAALSLLIDDDAAANSSLYAGLTWQTPVSSILRDDFVLSDDWATAHVTLEDALSHRTGYPRHDLASARTARDTVRLLRHLPLAAEPRTRFLYSNKMYAAAGYLVEVLTGTRLGAFLRDRLWAPMGMDETYFSLAEARRSGLVLASEYYYDPVRGRHVELPHEPSSGEEGAGSIVSTVLDYAKYLRVMVEEAAPLSAAGHRELKTPRSFVVPSSKPPYTGPMTYAFGWNTAVFEGEQVYFHTGAVTMFIAAMMMIPSKKVAVAVFTNSDNRVPQVVAHHVLWEHLGVPKHKRFDLNKQLKSEIADQLEYLQTCAKSIYPSLPDPPYLPTLPIADHIGSFFDPGYGTLTVDLHCADDDDDSKACGLQVLGIGGEGFAYLQPTVYLEPMSGNYWLGRGYVGGDVAKEVGVPSFCVPVEFRVDVHGTVTHLGIGVRLEGDDGPLTWFERV; encoded by the exons ATGAACCTCCGCTTGCTTTCCTACGCagctctcctcctcgggaGTCGCGCATCTGCCGATCACGCAGAGCAACGCCCCCTTCGGAGCGATGGCCAATCGCGCAAGgggcaccaccaccctcgcGTTGTCTCGCCGGACCTGGACGCGTACATCGAGGGCATCATGCGGAAGTGGCACGCTCCCGGCTTGGCGGTTGCCATTGTTGACGGTGACAAGACGTGGGCAAAG GGCTATGGCTACGCCGTCCTCAACAACTCCACCCCCGTCACGCCGCACACCCTCTTCTACACCGGGAGCACCACCAAGTccttcaccgccgccgccctctccctcctcatcgacgacgacgccgccgccaactcgTCCCTGTACGCCGGCCTCACCTGGCAGACCCCCGTCTCCAGCATCCTGCGCGACGACTTCGTCCTCAGCGACGACTGGGCCACGGCCCATGTCAccctcgaggacgccctGAGTCACCGGACGGGCTACCCGCGCCACGACCTCGCCTCGGCCCGGACCGCCCGCGACAccgtccgcctcctccgccacctgcccctcgccgccgagccgcGCACGCGCTTCCTCTACAGCAACAAGAtgtacgccgccgccggctacCTGGTCGAGGTCCTCACGGGCACccgcctcggcgccttcCTCCGCGACCGCCTCTGGGCGCCCATGGGCATGGACGAGACGTACTtctccctcgccgaggcccggCGCAGCGGTCTCGTCCTCGCGTCCGAGTACTACTACGACCCCGTCCGCGGGAGGCACGTCGAGCTGCCGCACgagccgtcgtcgggcgaggagggcgcggGCTCCATCGTCTCGACCGTGCTGGACTACGCAAAGTACCTGCGCGTCatggtcgaggaggcggcgccgctgtcCGCGGCCGGGCACCGCGAGCTCAAGACGCCGCGGAGCTTCGTCGTCCCGTCGTCCAAGCCGCCGTACACGGGGCCCATGACGTACGCCTTCGGCTGGAACACGGCCGTCttcgagggcgagcaggTCTACTTCCACACGGGGGCCGTCACCATGTTCATCgccgccatgatgatgatccCCTCCAAgaaggtcgccgtcgccgtcttcaccaaCTCGGACAACAGGGTCCCGCAAGTCGTGGCGCACCACGTCCTGTGGGAGCACCTGGGCGTGCCGAAGCACAAGCGGTTCGATCTCAACAAGCA ACTCAAGTCCGAGATCGCAGACCAGCTTGAGTACCTCCAGACCTGCGCCAAGAGCATTTACCCGTCCCTCCCGGACCCCCCTTACCTCCCCACGCTGCCCATCGCGGACCACATCGGCTCCTTCTTCGACCCGGGCTACGGCACCCTCACGGTCGACCTCCActgcgccgacgacgacgacgactccaAGGCGTGCGGGCTCCaggtcctcggcatcggcggggAGGGGTTCGCGTACCTGCAGCCCACCGTCTACCTCGAGCCCATGTCTGGCAACTACTGGCTCGGCCGGGGatacgtcggcggcgatgttgcAAAAGAAGTCGGGGTCCCGTCCTTCTGCGTGCCCGTCGAGTTCCGGGTCGACGTCCACGGGACCGTCACGCACCTGGGCATCGGGGTCCGGCTGGAGGGGGACGACGGGCCGCTGACGTGGTTTGAGCGTGTCTGA
- a CDS encoding Putative alpha/Beta hydrolase, whose product MPLFRTPTGSVTVYQSVKKDQECITTTLRVVETSTTCGHGLSSSNSSSNNNYNNSKNTKTTKVSEIRAALPEYHLSPPWELLYDDLKLFLKHILLVPFIASPIWHTRRDGETRYPALDQSWVPRFANWGMIQRLVTTSQRRFQRLVDPYFPSGEMDELYPSIGNLICLGAHGLLVIVQLLFLLSLPWVATLPFNVILPYAFAFVTLNYIVCIPLNAGTSKGMLTSQDRFWPESEHWERHDDELWIFLNGVSVGSHWLQGNLNRLSRTFHRPITGIHNKTAGIIFDTIQCLLERCFYFGTTDTRHCYSVLAGQIAQREKIVLILHSQGGLQGSIVVDWLLANYPRETLRKIEIYTFGNAANHFNNPRAGLGDDTSATLGHVEHYGNAGDFVARWGAIHFKARVSDEDLNADLDEQSRAADLRYVLGRDKRQNNFSGLLFKHDVKGHLLNQHYLDRILPLNETLTGVVEDGKGKPVRGSFMNLTLRPEHAGQHLEGEGDRVYQHSRLWKYVNGRSPHDEGESHHRMVNGYHHSHPH is encoded by the exons ATGCCGCTCTTCAGGACGCCCACCGGCTCCGTCACCGTCTATCAGTCGGTCAAGAAGGACCAAGAGTGCATCACCACCACGCTCCGGGTCGTCGAAACCAGCACAACCTGCGGACACGGcctgagcagcagcaacagcagcagcaacaacaattACAACAACAGTAAGAACACCAAAACCACCAAGGTCAGCGAGATCCGCGCCGCGTTGCCCGAGTACCAcctctcgccgccgtgggAGCTGCTCTACGACGACCTCAAGCTCTTCCTCAAgcacatcctcctcgtccccttCATCGCCTCCCCCATATGGCACacccgccgcgacggcgagacgCGCTACCCGGCCCTCGACCAGTCCTGGGTCCCCCGCTTCGCCAACTGGGGCATGATCCAACGCCTCGTCACGACCTCGCAGCGCCGCTTCcagcgcctcgtcgacccctACTTCCCCTCGGGAGAGATGGACGAGCTGTACCCGTCCATCGGCAACCTCATCTGCCTCGGCGcccacggcctcctcgtcatcgtccagctGCTGTTCCTGCTCTCGCTTCCCTGGGTCGCCACGCTGCCCTTCAACGTCATCCTGCCCTacgccttcgccttcgtcaCCCTCAACTACATTGTCTGCATCCCGCTCAACGCCGGCACCAGCAAGGGGATGCTCACGTCCCAGGACAGGTTCTGGCCCGAGTCGGAGCACTGGGAGAggcacgacgacgagctgtGGATCTTTCTGAACGGGGTGTCTGTCGG TTCCCATTGGTTGCAAGGTAACCTCAACAGACTCTCGAGGACGTTCCACCGCCCTATCACCGGCATCCATAACAAGAC GGCCGGCATCATCTTCGACACCATCCAGTGCCTCCTGGAGCGCTGCTTCTACTTCGGCACCACCGACACCAGACATTGCTACTCGGTGCTCGCCGGCCAGATAGCCCAGCGGGAAAAGATCGTCCTCATCCTGCACTCCCAGGGCGGCCTCCAGggcagcatcgtcgtcgactggCTGCTGGCCAACTACCCGCGCGAGACGCTCCGCAAGATCGAGATCTACACGTTCGGCAACGCCGCCAACCACTTCAACAACCcgcgcgccggcctcggcgacgacaccAGCGCCACGCTCGGCCACGTCGAGCACTACGGCAACGCCGGCGACTTCGTCGCCCGCTGGGGCGCCATCCACTTCAAGGCCAGggtctcggacgaggacctcaacgccgacctcgacgagcagtcgcgcgccgccgacctgcgctacgtcctcggccgcgacaAGCGCCAGAACAACTTCTCGGGCCTGCTCTTCAAGCACGACGTCAAGGGCCACCTGCTCAACCAGCACTACCTCGACCGCATCCTGCCGCTCAACGAGACGCTgacgggcgtcgtcgaggacggcaagggcaagCCGGTGCGCGGCTCCTTCATGAACCTCACCTTGCGGCCGGAACACGCGGGCCAGcacctcgagggcgagggagacCGCGTGTACCAGCACAGCAGGCTGTGGAAGTACGTCAACGGGCGGTCGCCGcacgacgagggcgagagCCATCACCGCATGGTGAACGGCTACCACCACTCTCACCCGCACTAA